In Coprobacter tertius, the following proteins share a genomic window:
- a CDS encoding ankyrin repeat domain-containing protein produces the protein MKKNILCCLIILQVVYSYGINNDNKNGRKLTAAEFAKIDSLLTHIPNNECADTLYHLLSQGIDTPLATTWIFPVGDVPVEEYETIEINEEKRELFIRFYEGTTPIMIAARLEFVPLTKELISLGADMKACVWVSEYGEMNNIVDMAMKTYSEEFISDLIDWSLPVTGPEFFTDRFDLLTDALYRRQFYLFDKLIRLGADINHVEKGRLEFYPTLLCKATFSPNLELMKILIEKGADVNCGSIKMRPINVASKIYDEKYIRFLLDHGAKPYFNGNTDIRNLKALEILLDSGVDINAVDKSHCSFLWHAVKNNLLPLVSYLIDHGANMNIPDKKGIYPIDMAKKDCYDLLLKAGATDNKTKRMEAFILSAIDMYREEMGIEIIKNLISGSINNQLCNDTILEDEFHTKLYAWSSPLLISTTLGYENIVTALISNKADLNLCDRLGNYPLLKATESGNYNLVKILLSAGSDTDGKNRFDMTPLRIACRKKRYDILDLLLDHKADIRSYTFNPLIDAIENEDIKAITKLIAHDANIETYDNKGRTSLLVAIEKGNRDIVKLLLDTGADTTVTDDNDRSVWDYAKGKPDIMNLLLIH, from the coding sequence ATGAAAAAGAATATACTGTGTTGTCTTATCATTTTACAAGTAGTTTATAGTTATGGTATTAATAATGATAATAAAAACGGCCGGAAACTGACAGCCGCCGAATTCGCAAAGATCGACTCGTTACTGACCCATATACCAAATAATGAATGTGCAGATACGCTATATCATTTATTGTCTCAGGGTATAGATACACCATTAGCGACAACATGGATATTTCCGGTAGGGGATGTTCCGGTGGAAGAATATGAAACCATAGAAATAAATGAAGAAAAAAGGGAATTGTTCATTCGTTTTTACGAAGGCACTACACCAATTATGATAGCGGCTCGTTTAGAGTTTGTTCCACTCACCAAAGAACTGATTTCTCTTGGTGCCGATATGAAGGCATGTGTATGGGTAAGCGAATACGGAGAAATGAATAATATCGTCGATATGGCTATGAAAACCTATTCGGAAGAATTTATTTCTGATCTTATCGATTGGTCCCTCCCCGTTACCGGGCCAGAATTTTTTACCGACAGATTCGATTTATTAACCGACGCGCTTTATCGCAGACAGTTTTACCTGTTCGATAAACTGATTCGCTTGGGTGCTGATATCAATCACGTTGAAAAAGGGCGCCTCGAATTTTATCCGACTCTTTTGTGCAAAGCGACTTTTTCCCCCAACTTAGAACTAATGAAAATATTAATAGAAAAAGGAGCCGATGTAAATTGCGGGAGCATTAAAATGAGGCCTATAAATGTTGCGTCAAAAATATACGATGAAAAATATATACGTTTTCTACTCGATCATGGGGCCAAACCGTACTTTAACGGAAATACCGATATACGAAATCTGAAAGCATTAGAAATTTTGCTTGATTCGGGAGTAGATATAAACGCCGTCGATAAAAGCCATTGCAGTTTTTTATGGCATGCAGTAAAGAATAATCTGCTGCCACTCGTCAGCTATCTGATCGATCACGGAGCAAACATGAATATTCCGGATAAAAAAGGGATATATCCTATCGACATGGCAAAGAAAGACTGCTACGATTTATTATTAAAAGCCGGGGCTACAGATAATAAAACGAAAAGAATGGAAGCATTTATTTTGTCTGCCATCGATATGTACCGGGAAGAAATGGGTATCGAAATCATAAAAAATCTGATTTCAGGCAGCATAAACAACCAGCTTTGCAATGATACAATTCTAGAAGATGAATTTCATACTAAATTATACGCTTGGTCATCCCCCCTGTTGATCTCAACTACTCTCGGTTACGAAAATATAGTAACAGCTCTTATTTCAAATAAAGCCGATTTAAATCTTTGTGATAGACTCGGCAATTATCCACTGTTAAAAGCAACCGAATCGGGAAATTACAATCTTGTTAAAATTCTTCTTTCCGCCGGATCGGATACTGACGGGAAAAACCGTTTCGATATGACCCCACTAAGAATAGCTTGTAGAAAAAAACGATATGATATACTCGATCTTTTGCTCGATCATAAGGCAGATATAAGATCGTATACTTTTAATCCGCTAATCGACGCGATTGAAAATGAAGATATAAAAGCAATTACAAAACTTATCGCGCATGATGCAAATATAGAAACATATGATAACAAAGGGCGTACATCTTTATTAGTCGCCATTGAAAAAGGGAATC